In Armatimonadota bacterium, the following are encoded in one genomic region:
- a CDS encoding prepilin-type N-terminal cleavage/methylation domain-containing protein gives MIHKEVPLVGESGAVRRGRAIQGFTLIELLVVIAIIAILAAILFPVYTTAKEKANESMCLSNIRQIGVGTSMYLDNNNQKFPLLNYSPWTEPTWWVTGVSKYISGNKKVWLCPSAKQRESGNQYRSYGANWYYVCGHNMAEIANPRATVYVCEGALDDANPPVESAGFLGIAAPSVKTYSLISRPILRHEGGCSVMFADFHVKVMRRQMPFYPPHPWSGNGVTDPKSADFKDELWDLR, from the coding sequence GTGATTCACAAAGAGGTGCCTTTGGTAGGTGAATCAGGCGCCGTCCGGCGCGGGCGAGCAATACAGGGATTTACCCTGATCGAGCTTCTAGTAGTCATCGCGATTATTGCGATACTGGCTGCGATCCTGTTCCCGGTGTATACCACCGCCAAGGAAAAGGCAAATGAAAGCATGTGTCTGAGTAACATAAGGCAGATTGGCGTTGGAACATCGATGTATCTGGATAACAACAACCAGAAGTTTCCTTTGCTCAACTATTCTCCGTGGACAGAGCCGACATGGTGGGTGACTGGCGTCAGCAAGTATATAAGCGGTAACAAGAAAGTTTGGCTTTGCCCGAGCGCAAAGCAGCGAGAATCAGGAAATCAATATCGTAGTTATGGAGCCAACTGGTATTATGTGTGCGGACACAACATGGCTGAAATCGCCAATCCGAGGGCGACGGTATATGTCTGTGAAGGCGCTTTGGATGATGCAAATCCGCCTGTTGAATCAGCCGGCTTCCTGGGTATTGCCGCTCCATCAGTAAAGACATATTCACTCATAAGCCGTCCTATTCTCAGGCATGAAGGCGGCTGCAGTGTAATGTTTGCAGACTTCCATGTGAAAGTAATGAGACGACAGATGCCGTTTTATCCCCCGCATCCTTGGTCGGGAAATGGTGTTACGGATCCAAAGAGCGCTGATTTCAAAGACGAGCTTTGGGACCTAAGGTGA
- a CDS encoding prepilin-type N-terminal cleavage/methylation domain-containing protein: MVCKKVSSVGAFCAGKRKRGFFGFTLIELLVVIAIIAILAAILFPVFTTAKMNAKRVECISNQRQIGAALCAYADDSNGYLPLLSPAGTHLYFPSYPSSIYTTYSGELIYKLDKYVKNKKIFYCPVVNAYPSGASLTYDSQSKSPTPFMYIGYYYFSTQEWINYRIKQSENPKRILMMCIGGAGKASGHGKNRCVYTFADGHVQYIHHYAYPYSYPQCKTVGMHKLLMPSW; the protein is encoded by the coding sequence ATGGTGTGCAAAAAGGTGTCTTCAGTCGGTGCGTTTTGTGCAGGCAAGAGAAAACGAGGATTTTTCGGATTTACCCTGATCGAGCTTCTTGTAGTAATCGCGATTATCGCAATCCTGGCGGCGATTTTGTTTCCGGTATTTACCACTGCCAAGATGAATGCTAAGCGAGTTGAATGTATTTCAAACCAGCGCCAGATCGGCGCCGCGTTGTGTGCTTACGCCGATGACAGCAATGGATACTTGCCATTGTTATCTCCCGCTGGTACGCACCTATATTTTCCGTCTTATCCTTCAAGTATATACACCACATATTCAGGCGAGCTAATATATAAACTCGATAAATATGTGAAGAATAAAAAGATCTTCTATTGCCCGGTTGTCAATGCGTATCCTTCGGGTGCAAGTCTTACTTATGATAGTCAAAGTAAATCACCCACACCTTTTATGTACATCGGATACTATTATTTCTCCACTCAGGAATGGATCAATTACCGGATCAAACAGTCTGAAAATCCTAAGCGTATCCTGATGATGTGCATTGGAGGAGCAGGAAAAGCATCGGGTCACGGGAAAAACAGATGCGTATACACTTTTGCGGACGGCCATGTGCAATACATTCATCATTATGCGTATCCTTACAGCTATCCTCAGTGCAAAACAGTGGGAATGCATAAACTCCTGATGCCCAGTTGGTGA
- a CDS encoding GntR family transcriptional regulator encodes MALLTKSQQVEHYLRHAIAGGRWAVGDALPSERELLAEFGISRTTLRDALGRLANEGIITRKSGSGTHVADVPKANSVAIVCTSQSLSSPLGHFYRRLAEAARNEIEQAGRRAVLMVGQGDTTEDFFSSINLFDAPVARDMIGALCLTTRGEYAEAMFSEAGMNVVSMGMGVPASKYGIVLDYAQMMRLAKEALHVYGHDDFVLMVREFYKHEEELPRVKKVKSLQLEAVGGRQERIIHVKPSLTYADAYRAFKEWWATPDHPNAIFFDDDGLCDVASRVILELGIKVPEQLAIITDLNVGRTIDFPVPLTGVGWDPAVLMREAWSMLNSLICGITIEHPVLYIPPVIIEGRSLGEPDNDHMLPQSKASATIV; translated from the coding sequence ATGGCATTACTAACAAAATCTCAGCAAGTCGAGCATTATCTGCGTCATGCTATCGCTGGTGGGCGCTGGGCTGTTGGAGATGCGCTGCCTTCTGAGCGTGAATTGCTGGCTGAGTTCGGCATCAGCAGGACGACTCTTCGCGACGCACTCGGCAGATTGGCCAATGAGGGGATCATCACCCGCAAGTCCGGTTCAGGTACACACGTAGCGGATGTGCCGAAAGCCAACTCGGTTGCAATAGTCTGCACATCTCAGAGTCTTTCATCTCCTCTTGGTCACTTCTACAGACGTTTGGCCGAGGCCGCGAGAAATGAGATCGAACAAGCGGGGCGGCGCGCCGTGCTGATGGTCGGGCAGGGTGATACGACGGAGGACTTCTTCTCTTCCATAAATCTCTTCGATGCTCCGGTTGCCAGAGATATGATAGGGGCTTTATGCCTGACTACACGCGGCGAATATGCTGAGGCAATGTTTTCTGAAGCCGGAATGAATGTTGTGTCCATGGGGATGGGCGTCCCGGCATCAAAATACGGTATTGTCCTTGATTATGCACAGATGATGCGCCTGGCGAAAGAAGCGCTGCATGTCTATGGGCATGACGACTTTGTCTTAATGGTTCGTGAGTTTTACAAGCACGAGGAAGAATTACCGCGTGTTAAGAAGGTTAAGTCTCTGCAGCTTGAGGCAGTCGGCGGAAGGCAGGAAAGAATCATTCACGTTAAACCGAGTTTGACCTATGCCGATGCATACAGAGCATTCAAAGAGTGGTGGGCCACGCCGGATCATCCGAATGCAATATTCTTTGATGATGACGGCCTTTGTGATGTCGCCAGCAGAGTGATTCTGGAACTCGGCATAAAAGTGCCCGAGCAGTTGGCGATCATAACCGACCTGAATGTAGGCCGCACTATCGATTTTCCAGTGCCGCTTACCGGTGTTGGTTGGGACCCGGCTGTATTGATGAGGGAGGCTTGGAGCATGCTCAACAGCCTGATATGCGGTATTACGATAGAGCATCCAGTGCTTTATATCCCTCCGGTAATAATCGAAGGCAGGTCTCTTGGTGAGCCTGACAATGATCACATGCTTCCCCAGAGCAAAGCAAGCGCGACCATAGTGTAG